CATACAAGGTGTTGCTATGAATCTGAAGCAGCAAGACAACATTTCATTCAAGACCTGATCAAACAGCTGCAATGAAAACAGGAACTAAACAACAAGTTCAGTATAAGTAGTAGTATTGCAACTTCGCGTGGACTGTGAAGCTCAGTaaataacaagaagaaaaccagCCAAGATTGAAACTTTCTTACTGTCTAATCGTAAATTCTATACATAATAGAAATTTACAAAGATAGTATTAAGGGAAGAAAAAGTCAATGCCAATGTTTCATGTCCATCTAAAAAAGAAACCCATATCCAAAAATTTGCTATGACGAACTCAATAATATTGAGGGATCCGGACACACAATATGAAAAGATAACCACACGTATAATAATCTGTTTCAGATAGGGTATTAGACAGAAAAAAAGGTGCATATATTATTGCTACTCCGGCCCCAAAGCAACATAATCTCACCTCAACATGCCGTTCTGCAGCTGTCAAAATCAGAAGAACATTGTATGTATAACTGTACTGCAAAGCAAACACTCCATGAAACAGAAAGTTCTTGGTTTTGGATTAGATGATAGGCAGATTCCAACTTTTCTATTTCAgctaaattaaataaaagaggTGTTCGCTGAGCTTCTTCTCGGTTTCCATATCTAAAAGCGAAGAACTTTTATATGAAGCGTTCCCTGATTATCTTGTAATCCTTGCTGTTCTGAAAACTTATTTACTGTTTGATGCTCTTGCGTGGTAGACTCGTACCCATCTCATCACAAGAACTTTTTGTCCCAAAAAATctaagataaacaaaaatgccttctttttttgtaatGTTACGTGGATTAATGAAATATGccagtgaaaaaaaaaaaggatttttttttttgttttaggcaaaatgttttctttctgATGATGTAAATATTGGGTAAGTTCATAACCTTTTCTCTAACTTCTTCTGAGTTTTAATGGAAAATGACAAGTTTGTACTATATTTTAGTGAGACCGACAAAAAGATAATGTTGCCGGTGGGATTAGAGATTCGACTGCTCATGATATTTACTCAACTTACTGGAAATTTGGAAGTTGTAACTTGTAAAATCGGATGGGGGTGGGGTGGGACCGTGGGATGGGAAGCAAAAGACAGATTGTGACATGGTGTTCCAAGATGTTTTCCCTATGCTaatcatataattatttttctcataAGATGACAGGGAAGTAAGACTAACTAGGAACAGTACCAGGTTTATGCAGCAACTTTAAAAAATGCACCTCTTCTATATTTTTTGTACCGACCAAGTGAGGTCCAAATAAAATCTGGGGTGAGACCCTTCTTAGTCAAGAAACGAACGACAAAATTAGCTTCATGGTAAATGCGTTTAACATGCACAACATGAGGATGATCGCCGCGAAAAGAAACGGAGACTTTGCCCAGAAGAGCATCAACGACAATGTCGCAATACCCTTCAACCTCTAGACAACTGAGATAAGAGACCAGCACCTCAAGGCCCTGGTGCAAAGCAAAGCATTCGAGCTCCTCTTACATCTCTTCCATAGCAGCCAGTCAGCAGGCACAAATGCTTGTAACCTGTTTGTTTTTGTCTACTATCAAAACATCAAACTCAATTTGTCGCTATTGGATCTCAAGAGAGGAttattaaagaagaaaatcaaatcgAATGACGCAATTAGATgccatgaaaataaaaaatcttcaaTCTAATTCAACACTTACGTCAGATATCGTAACCAAAACATGTGACGCACACCCTTCTTATTAAACAATCAAACATCAATAAAATCTTTCACGGGTAAGCTGGCTTCTGAGGGCATATCATTTTCGTGGGCATTAAACAATTCGAAGTCTGATATCTGAGCCCAAGACATTCCAGAAAGAGTCCAAAATGACCTTCCTGGAATGAGATTTACATCTATCTAAACTTATAAACAAACAAGCTGTCAAGGTTTTACTTTCACATAAACCTTCTGGTCTGCAATTTGCCACACTGCAAAATGCCTCTTTATCTTTATCCACCTGATGCTGATGAGCTTTGATTTTGAACCATAAAACGCTCCACATGACATGCCTATTGCTTCTTGTTTTATCATGTCTCCTGGTTTGTTGGTCACAGCCTGTTTCTTTCTAGTTTCATGATTGTAGTGGTGTTTGGGCAAGTGGGTAAGGCAGACAGAGACATGAGGTTTGGCCATTTCCGCAGCAGACATTCAATCCATTTATGCTTATCCTTGGCCAGCACCATAACCAACTTGAATGcaactcatatatatatatatatatatatatacacatattcAGATTCTTGTTACACTTGGTATATATCACAACTGATTTAGGCCAAAGAACCCAATTTTAGAAGACAAAAATGCATTATTAAGGGTAGTTTAACAGAGAACTTGCTGAAGTGGACCAGGTCTGGGGGGCTTGGAGCATTATTATTCCCTTCACAGGACCCTACATGGCAGATAATTGACATGAAACATATGCACAACAGCTAGAATTTGGTAGCCTTGGCAAGAATTATGATCGCACTGATATGAGTAGGCAGGCATGACCCAAACATCAAAATACCAAAGATACTTTCTGTAAGGCTCAATAAAACAGCCTCATGCTTTATGAGCCTTTTTCCAGATATGAGAGACCTACCAATATAAAAGAAGTAGAGAATTCAAAGCAGCAAGGAACGTGTAATGATTCAGAGGTTAATGCGATAATACGACCTTTTTATTACACATCCagaaaaaataatcaacaaacacaaaatctATAAGTGAATCCTATCTTTTGTATAACATCAAGTAAAGAAATGTTCTAAAGAATGCTCCTTTGAGTACTCACACTAACAATTCTACAATCTATTTTCTCTctgaattatatttttagtgCCAAAGAAACTCTCACCTCTGcaatccatccatccatccatccatccatccatcaaCAATGTGATCCCAGGTTTACCAAGCTATACATCAGATGGGTTAGAGGTGAAGCCATGTTGAATCATTCCTATGTCATCTAACTCCAGGTTGTAGAATTGGAAAGAAAGTCCAGTCATTACAAGGCTTAGATTCCTTAGCAGCAACATTTTTGTTAGCCCACCACTCTGAGCCAATGTTGGGCTTATTGGGAACTTCAGCCTTCGTGTTGTCAAAATTAAAGTCCTTCGTTGACCCAAGGGTGATGGATCTATGCTTCCGGTAACCTTGATCCTCCCCTTCTCCAGAAACATTTTCAGGAATTCTACTGGAACTTTCCTCAACACTAAACTCACAGTGATTACTAGAATCTGAAGATAACGCATCTCTTTCACTTGGGTATTCTGATGCTATAACCTTTGAAGATCCTGATGCAGTTCTATTTGATGCCACTGCTTTATTTGCAAGACAGCACGCAACATCTTCACCAGTCAATTCAAATGACACCCTATGATCAAATACAGTTTCTACAGTTTGACATCCACTCTCTGAGTTGGCCAGGGATGCCACCTCAGTTATCTGGTTCTCCAGAAGGAAACTGTCTCTAGAGGCAGGGCCAGGACCATCAGGCGTCAAACAGCCAGAACCCAACCTGGAACCGATTCCAGCACCATTGGGGGTCACACATCCAGAGCCTAGCCTTGAACCTAACTCATTACCATCCGGCGTTAATGACCCAGAACCTAGCCTAGAACCCAGCCCCACACCATCTGGGGTCAATGATCCAGAACCTATCCTAGAACCCCACTTACGAGTGGTGAAATGATCAAAGCCAAAGAGTTTTGGAGCTTCTCCCATGCGAAACTCAAGCACAGGGTGTCTGTCAGGAAAAGGAGAAGATGTGCCAGAATTTGAGACTGCTGATCCTGGTGATATGAGATTACCGCCCGGACTTCCTGGGTATTGTTGGTAAGGCTGGAATTCGTAGTGTGACAATGCAAACTTCTGGTTGGTACCACTATTTCTACGATTTCGGTCCAGTGAAGAAGTCAGCAGTTGAGCAAAAGGCACTTCAGGGGATGAAGGTGTAGTCAACTGCACAGATTCGGGAGGGGGAGTGAATGGAGCAGTAGATGGTTCAGTGTTGAAGGTAGAGAATACAGGTGGTGAGACTAACTGGGTCTCATATGCATAAGGGCCAATGGAAAAGATGGAAGCAGGACCACCCGGAGAGTAGGCATTGGCAGATAGAGATTTGAGGGACAGAAATCCAGCAGGTGATTGGGTAGCAGATGGTGGATCAGATGGGAGGAAAGATGCAGGAGAAGATGGAGGGGCAATGAAGGGTACTACAATTGCAGTTGAGGTTGTTTGGTTATCAATGGCAGAAACTGGAGCTCCTGGAACTACGGGCTCAGGAACGAGGACAGCATGACCAATTCGCTTGTTTTTATGAGGCCCAAAGCACCAATATAGGCTCCAGCAGCTTCCCCATCTTCTTTTCTGTAGtcaaatgattaaaaaaaaatattgtcaaTGACTCAGCTTCAGCTGGATCATGTCTGGTTTCTTATTTACCCAGTAAGGCTCAAGCATTTCACGGATATTACATGCATCAATTTGTTATTCCAGCATCAAGGATAAAATATGTCCAGAAGCTAAAGAAAATCTTCCACATCATTTTAGCCTAGTTCATGCTCATTGATACAAACTATAAATATAATGAAGAACGAAACTTGATTTAAACTCCATAAAGTGGCTTCAATATTGAAATCCTTGACGTAAAAGGCTACAGTATATCCATGACGAGCATGAACAGACAACTAGAGGTGATAAGGACAATGATAAAGGGGATCCTACGAAAGCAGGCACTACAGAAACGGAAATAACCTGCCTTTAAAACTAAAAGCCACAAACAGAAGAAATTGAGGcccaattttcaaaatgagtATGAAgtttcatataaaagcaccaTTCTGCCTCATGTagcaaataaaacaaacttgATCATTGAACATTTGACGGTTATGGGTTAAAGGTATCCAAGTGGAGATTGCAAATCAAAATTCCCTTGTGTTTCTACTGGCATTCTAAAAGGCGATACTGAAAAAGCTCCAAGACAACATCCCCCATGGCAAGAATGGGAAGCAGGTCCCATGCCCAATTGGATTCTTGTGACTTGAAGAATTCCTGACCCAAGCTCCAAAATCTCTGAACTACCAAATGTTGATCAGATGCCTTACAGAAAATTCTGTAAATCTGCTAGGTGCTACTAAGAAAATCTGGAATCTAAGTTACCCGCTGCTACATCAAAACATACTTGAAAGACTAGCCATTGAAATAAAATGCACTTAACTAGTACTGCATAAAGCACAATGAGGTTTCCATAAAGCAACCCACGAGTACAAAGACAATCACGTCTCCATAAAGCAAGCTATGGCTACTATCTGAAGACAGAGCAAGGTTCAGGTGTATTGCTGACCGCCAACATCATTATCTGGACTTGAAATGCATGATACAGACAAATCACGAAATAAAATGACTACTGGACTATATGATGTTAATTCAAAGGTAAAGGCATGTGGTTTGTATAACACCATGCTCTACTGGTTGCCAAAAATCCTgggaaacaagaaaaacaaaaccaaaattgaaatctTGCATTTTATACTAGTCAAGTCaattaaatttctcaaatttttccTCTATTATTACTATTGATTTGAGAAACCAAACACGTGATGAACAAATCAAGGCATAAGTtttctgaaaaaagaaaaggaaccaaaaagccaaaacagagagagagtcGAGTGACTAAATCAAGGCATAAGTTTTCCAGACTCTAAAAAGATTCCCAAAAACACTCAAAGCTTCATACTTTTCACTTTTCAGCATTGAAAATAAGTAAAAGGAACACAAAACGCAAGATCCAACTGCTCATTTATGTGTTTCAGATTTCCACagtttctcagcaaccaatcAGAGTAAACGAAGGAcccaaaaacacaacaaattaaacaaattgagataagagagaaaaaataaaacaacacaCATGCATACATATATGCCTATCATACAtaacacacacatatatatatgtatgcaagGGAGAGAGATATATACAGGGACGGTGGTGGGCTGAGGTCGAGCTTCGGCTGAGACGATGGCAGTGGCGGCGGCGTTGATAGTATCAACGCTGCTATTGACACTTCTCATGGTTGCTTAATTTGAGTTATATATTCTAGTTAATTTGTGATCCAACAAGCTCTTGCTTTTCGAGCTAATTTGTCTGCTTTTGTTTAATCTCCGGCGACCGTCTACTGTGTGTTCGGGCTATGTCACCGGAGAACGATGGATTTCCCGGCGAGATGCGAAGGACATGGCGGGTTCTGGATTTCGATCTGGTGACGAACGTTTTTGAAGCCGATGAGCCGAAGCAAGCAGACAGAGAGACAGGCAGACAGAGAGGAGGAGCTAGCTATGAATCAATGAATGCAAAATGTGAACTTGTAAATATAGAAAGAAACACTAACATTCATTAActcctcctccccctcctAAATcacctctttctttctctgtctgTGGAATTGGGGCccactcctttttttttttttcctccaataAAAACCCATCTTCgcattatttcttttatttttttcatgaatATTTATTAACCAGCCAAAAAAGGGCACGTGGGCTTGCCACTTGATGCATTATTCTAAGGGATGTATTTTATGATGTATTTTCTTATTGAAATACATCACAAAACATGTATGCATAAGTATGCGATTAAACAAATACCAatcaattaataaatattaaataccAATCTGTATTGTTCTAGATCCAGCAAAAATCTATGCAATATTTGTGTGTTTTCTGAGGTAAGCAAAACATAACAAAGTTTATTtaagagggaaaaaaataattcacgACAAACACATAACATGTAACAGACTCatttttctctattaaaattattttaaagattttttataaatatgcaCATTCTAACATGTCATTAATCGTATTATATGTATTTTCCATTTcccataaataaatacgacTCAATTATTAATTGTATTGAAGTAGCTTAATGTGGCCACGGGTTTAGCAAAAAATGATTAAATTTGTGCAAGTTGAGGATAATTGTATAAGTGATtggacaacaaaaaaattgccCAGCtgtcttctctttctctctctctctctctgattcGGTAATTATTTAATAACTTTTTAAGTCAAACACCCAATCAGTTAGTTagttaataataattaacaaaaatttatcattcgtaataaaaatgatttattatttacagGGGTCGTTGTAAACTTTTAAGATCCACAGGGGTCGTTCGTTGTAACTTTATAAAAGTAAATTAGACAGCTTCCTCTAGTAGCTAGAAAATAGAAGATGACATAATTGTCCTTTGGTTCTGTTCCAATTTACCGCGTCACACCATTGTTAATAATGACGTGGTGATTTTTAatgccaaaaagaaaaaaaaaaaaaaaaaaagcaaacttACTGGCGGCGTTGTGTGACCGCGTGAGATACTCGTGATTTGTAATATTCTGATTTTACGTTACGCGCGTCCCGCGCGCCTCTCGTGACCGCATTTGTGTTGCGGGCCCTACCTCCCAACGAAAACGTAAAGAAGGCCAGACATGTAAATTAGAGAAACTTTGAGGGTAAATAGAAAaatccttcattttaaattctattattattattttgcaaCTTCCTGttgcttcaatttttaattaaatacaaatgCTAATTTAAACTATAAAGGACAGAAAGTTTCACACAcacattattaaaatatcatGAAGGATCGGCTCAAGAACAAATTCACGCCCTTCTTTGCTGTGCTAGATCCTATTCACTGttacttcaaattttataaCATCGAGAAAAAGCTTTTGTCAAAGATGTCCACGTGCGGCCCATCcacttttagtttttttttccatattaTGGGTTTTTGTGGGCACCCCTCGTGCGTAAGATAGCGACACTCACACACTAAATTAAACTTGCACGGGTGGTGCTcttcatctttctctctctttggtgGTCTCTTGGCCTCAGCCATCATCATCCCTCCATCCAAATCCAATTCATCCTTTTGCTTTCTGAAAATGATATCTCAACCCAACAAAAACACCTTTTTTCTGCTTTGCTGGTGGTGGCCTCATCACTCTGCTCTGCATGTTAAAAATTTAGAGcctactttttattttttctgacCTCTCTCACCTCTCTCACCTTATCCCAGACTTCTATGGTCAAAACTCAAAGTGTGTGTTTTACTTTTTACTGttcaatattttatattaaatgcGATCATGTTACCTAGTCACCTACCCTTTTTATATTCAGATTCTGTTCATGTCTCTGTCAGACAAATTATTCTTGGCTTCTAAACCTTTTTTGTGGATCATTCAGTCAATGTGTGGGATTATAATTATACAGTTGAAAATTATTATGATGGTTTCACTTTCTATGCACTTTCTCAGTTCACCTCTGGTATTACAAGCAGCAGTGcaaaaagttaaaaactttCCAGATAAAAGCTTACCAATTATATCCTAAAGCTTATTATATCAACACTCACTCATATCCCACTTTCATCAAAACAATGAGAGGTTCTGTGAGTATGgtaattcatttttttcctaGTTCCACCTATGTAACTAACCAATACTGAATGCAACTAGGGGTCCACTAGGAGGTGCAAATGCAATGCAACTACTGGATATTTCAGAAATtgatcctctctctctctctctctctctctctctctctcatgggTGGCTAGGAGTGGCTAATGGTCCTACAAGGCAAAAGCTAAACCAGCACACCACATGTTCAACTTATCAAGTAGGTGGGGGTTGATCTAGCAAATTTTAACACATGCAcattttatatacatataacaGATTTAATTCAAGATCCTCCTTTATATCCCTTTGGAATTCTCTTATCAGAATAATTGCCAAAGGGGGCAGCAACAGTTGAATGAAAaggccttttctttttcttcacagGCACATCATGGTAggttggttattattattattatcaagAATTCAAGATCATATATTGCTTTTTGGAGTTTGGATGAAGGGTTTGCATGATTTTTATGGGATTTTTAATACATCAATTATTTGACCCCAAAAGAAGAACACACCTACAACATTTGGAAGCCCAATTGTCACATCATTATTGGGCTGGCTGGTTATTGAACTTTGTAGCAAATAGCAGTGGTAAATCGACtaacaaagatatataaagGCCCATCCTTTGAAATGATTTACTGTATTTGATCCTTTTCAATTGGGCTACAAACCCCAGGTTGAGGCTTAACCAGAAATGCTCGAAATCTGAAAACACATCTAATTCTTCTGGTGGTTATAATTTTGGACTCTGACCAGAACTCATGAATCAATATCAAAGTTCTTGAATTGATGGTCATGGCCTCGGCTATTGCTGCTGCTACATTTGTGTGTTCACCAGCATCAGCTCCCAGAGGCACAAAATCAGCCATATACAACCCGTCTTCTTCACTGATATCACGcccccaaaacccaaaatttcaactttgttCTGTGTTTCCTCCACTGGGTCTCAGTCCTTTCTCACCATGGAGTGGCTTGAAGCACCTGGGTATCTCATTCACGCCGAAATCTTTAAAATTAGGTACTTTTTATCATTCGGGTTGCTcgtgttttctttatttgtttgctGTCTTTAGTCATTTCAGCTCATTTGTGATTTGTTGGTGCAGAGAGGAAGGGAAGGCATAAGGGTATGGTGGTTTATGCATCTCTGTTTGGGGTTGGAGCTCCTGAGGCTCTGGTTATTGGGGTGGTGGCTTTGTTGGTTTTTGGTCCCAAAGGTCTTGCTGAGGTGAGTGGCATGTTATGTATAGCTGGACGTTTTGATCTCAAGTTCAAGTTCTTGTGTGAGAGTGCTTGCTTGTCTTTTGTTAACATCATCAGGATAGCTGGACTTAATTTCTCATATGGATGCCTGTGTTCTCTcagttttaacttttaagtAGTAGGGTTAAATTCTACGAACTAAGTAAATTTGGTTGGTATATGAACCCCTCACAGAATTGTTGTTGGCCAAAACTCAATGACAGAAGTAATGATGGCCTTGGGAGCTTAGGATTTCAAGctttagaaagaaaataataatcttCGTTGCTTAACTGATCTTTTGGCATCCCAGAGTAACAATTTATCTACATGCAGGTTGCTCGGAATTTAGGAAAGACTTTGCGTGCTTTTCAACCCACCATTAGAGAACTTCAGGTGAGTAATATTAACTTTCTTTCAAATGTATATTTATGGTCTTTTGAGAAGGCTATCAATGTTGCATGTACATCTGCGTGTAGGACGTTTCTAGGGAATTCAAGAGCACCCTTGAAAAGGAGATTGGTCTTGATGACATTTCACCTTCAGCAATAGACACATACAATGCCAACAAAATGGCCACTACTTCAACCCCTTCATCAGCTGCCACGGCTGCCCCTTCATCAGATGCCACTACTTCAACCCCTACATCAACTGCCACGACTGGAGATGCAGAAACCACGGCTGAACCCAGTAAGTGATTAATGCAGAAACCACAACCGGAGATGCCAACCGTTACATTTATCTTTGacttccttttttatttattgaaagaAGCTCTTGTATATGTGATTACTGGTTAATCATTCTGACACATTATggaattttttagaatatgAAGGAATACTAGAAAAGAACACAAATAGGAGTAACCAGGCGttgggaaatttttttagaatatGAAGGAATACTAGAAAGAAGCTCTTGTATATGTGATTACTGGTTAATCATTCTGACACATTATggaattttttagaatatgAAGGAATACTAGAAAAGAACACAAATAGGAGTAACCAGGCGTCGGGAAATTTTGTGCCAGTTCTAATCTATATCCCCCGTACATCTTTCATATGGGTAACACCTGCTTCTTACGGAGAAAAATGTTCGCTATTTATGTAGTCATTATTTTTAACTGAATCATGTTGTGGCTGTGGCTGTTTGATTCAATGTATGATTATACAGATCATAACCTTGCGCCCCATGAGATAGTTTCTGTGTCACTTTAAGAAATCTCAAACTGTCAATTGTCTGGTGCAGATGGGGCTCCATCACCAAGCAGAGCATACACCAGCGAAGAATACCTAAAAATCACAGAGGAGCAGCTAAAAGCAGCTGCTGCCCAAAATCAGGGGCAGACATCTACTCCAGTGGAAAGTCAACTTGAACCTCAAACTCCATCTCAAGGTTAGTCGTCCTTAAATCAATCCCTCTCGCTCTATCCCTCCCTCTGTCTTTGATGATCTCACATTTGATGATGTTGTATGCATACATTTGGTAACAGCTACCGTTGAAGAAACTGCTGCTA
The Prunus dulcis chromosome 2, ALMONDv2, whole genome shotgun sequence DNA segment above includes these coding regions:
- the LOC117619274 gene encoding uncharacterized protein LOC117619274 — encoded protein: MRSVNSSVDTINAAATAIVSAEARPQPTTVPKRRWGSCWSLYWCFGPHKNKRIGHAVLVPEPVVPGAPVSAIDNQTTSTAIVVPFIAPPSSPASFLPSDPPSATQSPAGFLSLKSLSANAYSPGGPASIFSIGPYAYETQLVSPPVFSTFNTEPSTAPFTPPPESVQLTTPSSPEVPFAQLLTSSLDRNRRNSGTNQKFALSHYEFQPYQQYPGSPGGNLISPGSAVSNSGTSSPFPDRHPVLEFRMGEAPKLFGFDHFTTRKWGSRIGSGSLTPDGVGLGSRLGSGSLTPDGNELGSRLGSGCVTPNGAGIGSRLGSGCLTPDGPGPASRDSFLLENQITEVASLANSESGCQTVETVFDHRVSFELTGEDVACCLANKAVASNRTASGSSKVIASEYPSERDALSSDSSNHCEFSVEESSSRIPENVSGEGEDQGYRKHRSITLGSTKDFNFDNTKAEVPNKPNIGSEWWANKNVAAKESKPCNDWTFFPILQPGVR
- the LOC117617351 gene encoding sec-independent protein translocase protein TATB, chloroplastic, with product MVMASAIAAATFVCSPASAPRGTKSAIYNPSSSLISRPQNPKFQLCSVFPPLGLSPFSPWSGLKHLGISFTPKSLKLERKGRHKGMVVYASLFGVGAPEALVIGVVALLVFGPKGLAEVARNLGKTLRAFQPTIRELQDVSREFKSTLEKEIGLDDISPSAIDTYNANKMATTSTPSSAATAAPSSDATTSTPTSTATTGDAETTAEPNGAPSPSRAYTSEEYLKITEEQLKAAAAQNQGQTSTPVESQLEPQTPSQATVEETAARTPSTQQPQSEA